The Salvia miltiorrhiza cultivar Shanhuang (shh) chromosome 2, IMPLAD_Smil_shh, whole genome shotgun sequence DNA window AATATTAGCAGATAGTACAAGTTGCAACTTACTTGTTCCAGAATGAACTGTATTAGTGCTTCAATCTTCAGACCTCTTCGCACTATTCCTTGAACCGTAGGAAAACGAGGATCATCCCAACTTTCAACCTTTCCATTTTGGACAAACCATAGAAGCTTGCGCTTGCTAAGAAGTGTATAAACCATATTCAGTCGACTAAATTCATAAATATGGACCTTTCTGAATCCCATATCTGTCTGAATTCTGTAATATTGATCATTACGATCATGATACTCACTTGATCTAAGAGCATGTGTGATACCTTCCACAGCATCAACAAAGGGACAGCAGAAATCATATGTTGGGTATACCTTATATTTAGCTCCAATCCTGTGGTGAGGAGTCAAATTGCAGCGGTAATACACAGGATCCCTAAGTGATTTGTTCGGGTCCTGCATGTTCAATTTCCCACGGAGACAACACATCAAACCCCTCTCTGTACCAGCAATCATTTCCTTCCACAACTTTAAGTTCTCCTCCACACTGTTATTCCTGCACCTCGACTCTATGCCATCCATCCTTTCCTGCTGCATTTTCTCACGTGGAGTATCATCAACATAGGCCTTACCTTCACGAATCAATTTCTCAGCCATTTCCATGATCTGGGGAAAGTAATCTGACGTGTATGTAATAGCACTGTACTTAATCCCTAGAGTCTCAATATCTTTGAGAAGATTATCGACAAACTCACTACTTTCTTTGTCTGGGTTTGTGTCATCAAAACGTATGATAACCTGTCCTTTGTAACGTTCAGCAAAATACTGGTTTAACAAAGCAGCTTTCGAATGACCGATATGGAGATAACCACTGGGTTCTGGTGCAAAACGCAATTTCACCTTCCCAATCTCGGCAGCTGGAAGATCTACCTCAAAGGCCCGTGTTTCAGTGGTATGGACACCATTCTCCACTGAGTTCAACCGAGAATTAGAAGCTTGAGGTTCCTTTGGCTTGGAAGCTGCTACCTTCGCAGAACCTCTCTTCCCAAGAAATGTAGAAGCAAAATCACTCAATGGTGCATCATATTCAGCAGATATAGAATTGAACCACCGTACCAAATTTTGGTACTTCTTAGATTTCCTTAAACTTTCCCATCTCAGACCAGCTCCTGTAATAGAAATAAAAGAACTTATATTCTCTGAGAAGTAGAACACTTGTGTGCCATGATTTATATAGAAAAGACATAGCAATCAGAGGCAAGCTAAAGTACACACTGAAAACATGTGAATCTCTTTCACAAAAAGAAGTCCTTTGGAAAAAAAAGTCAAGACCACATCAAGGATCATCGATATAAAGAAACTCAATAATAGAATTGCATAAATTTACCAGCAAGACTAGTCCAGACTGCAACATCTGCAATTGAGAGGCTATAACCAGCGAGAAAGGTATTCAATAGTAGATACTCATCCACAAAGCGGCATGCTCCCTCGAATTCAGATCCAGAAGCAAAGATGGGGGCATAATCAAGCCATTCATCAATCTAGAAGAcccaaaaatacattaaaaaagcTTCATGAAGATTTAGAATAAACAAAATCAGCAGGCAAGATAATTGAAACAATAAATATCATCATAA harbors:
- the LOC131008920 gene encoding glutamate--tRNA ligase, cytoplasmic, with amino-acid sequence MELHFAADSPPLHAIAAAKIAGVSLAAEPSLPSGSPPTLLLQTGQRLYGANVILRYIGRISSIPGFYGHDAYQTSQIDEWLDYAPIFASGSEFEGACRFVDEYLLLNTFLAGYSLSIADVAVWTSLAGAGLRWESLRKSKKYQNLVRWFNSISAEYDAPLSDFASTFLGKRGSAKVAASKPKEPQASNSRLNSVENGVHTTETRAFEVDLPAAEIGKVKLRFAPEPSGYLHIGHSKAALLNQYFAERYKGQVIIRFDDTNPDKESSEFVDNLLKDIETLGIKYSAITYTSDYFPQIMEMAEKLIREGKAYVDDTPREKMQQERMDGIESRCRNNSVEENLKLWKEMIAGTERGLMCCLRGKLNMQDPNKSLRDPVYYRCNLTPHHRIGAKYKVYPTYDFCCPFVDAVEGITHALRSSEYHDRNDQYYRIQTDMGFRKVHIYEFSRLNMVYTLLSKRKLLWFVQNGKVESWDDPRFPTVQGIVRRGLKIEALIQFILEQGASKNLNLMEWDKLWAINKKIIDPVCPRHTAVIEERRVLLILTDGPEVPFVRILQKHKKYEGAGEKAVTYSNRLWIDYADAQSISVNEEVTLKDWGNAIVKEIKKDENGIVTQLVGVLHLKGDVKKTKLKLTWLSDVNELVRLTLVDFDYLITKKKLEEDEDFTDVVNPCTRTETSALGESDMRNLKRGDVIQLERKGYYRCDAPLIRPSKPIVLFAIPDGKQQTVAK